The following coding sequences are from one Seonamhaeicola sp. ML3 window:
- a CDS encoding fibronectin type III domain-containing protein yields the protein MKKVYLYLAVMVSVLMSCSSGGDGDGGGPDPGPDPVNTAPTVPSQVYPLSNTLCINNSVVFEWMASTDKEGNPISYRIQVSEQSDFSTMAHDVTSSSTSRVITLEKGKAYYWRVRSRDSKGEESAFSGVSNFLTEGDGVSNHLPFAPSLVGPELNSEVDGTSTTLSWTASDVDNDDLTFDVYLDTNSDPVTKVSENQAETTYSATGLTASMTYYFKVVVKDGNGGVTIGQVWSFSTK from the coding sequence ATGAAAAAGGTATATTTATATTTAGCGGTAATGGTAAGTGTTTTAATGTCTTGCAGCAGTGGCGGTGACGGCGATGGAGGCGGACCTGACCCAGGCCCCGACCCTGTGAACACGGCGCCTACGGTACCCAGTCAGGTGTACCCATTGAGCAATACGTTGTGTATCAACAATAGCGTTGTGTTCGAGTGGATGGCCTCGACCGATAAGGAGGGCAACCCTATAAGCTATAGGATACAGGTATCCGAGCAGAGCGATTTCTCTACCATGGCACACGATGTAACGAGTTCGTCGACCTCAAGGGTGATAACCCTTGAAAAGGGGAAGGCGTATTACTGGCGTGTAAGGTCTCGAGACAGCAAGGGTGAGGAGAGTGCGTTTTCCGGAGTGAGCAATTTCCTGACCGAGGGAGACGGGGTATCGAACCATCTACCGTTTGCACCGAGCTTGGTAGGTCCTGAGCTTAACTCTGAGGTCGATGGTACGAGTACGACATTGAGCTGGACGGCGAGCGATGTGGACAATGATGACCTGACCTTCGATGTGTACCTGGACACGAACAGCGACCCGGTAACTAAGGTATCAGAGAACCAGGCGGAGACAACTTACAGTGCTACGGGGTTGACGGCATCTATGACGTACTACTTCAAGGTGGTTGTCAAGGATGGCAACGGTGGCGTTACCATCGGACAGGTTTGGAGTTTTTCTACTAAATAA
- a CDS encoding DUF4955 domain-containing protein produces MKKITYFLFFLLGTVSYAQNVEAPSWVDFAEKKLTGNLSEATLSDFSYTGYHFSEKELPDVSGWNTISVTDYGAIPDDAGYDDAGIQAAITAAEISNQPTVVFFPAGRYIVSSETTKTQPIIINGSNIVLKGAGTGAGGTEIYADKFNENKFGTGIPHYRFMFIPSNTESNDITQVTAAIKKGDFEIQVASTANLSVGQYVDLFQKTTANLEENMPGRLPNVTWTAINRDGIRPFEKHLITKISGNTVTFKNPVQLNMPVSSTTVLKTFQTIGEVGVEDILFTSGWKDYPENFVHHANSIVDAAWQALFFGNVANGWVKNCDFKDWNECVFVERSIAVTVKDIHIYGKRGHTSYYSRYSYGVLFENCLDTCDEGLVDVNRKGMLHGPGMRWSTTSSVFKNCPMQPDQSIDCHGSHPYANLLDNIQGGKLLGNGGAELSYPNSGPYLTFWNFKHDANFTTRLYDFWWISGDNRRRTHTFPNPIFVGFQPGTGENIMFKNEGLDELRGQQVYPNSLFDAQLQLRLYGAYMSASSSKTDTKAKLANDNEDTTFWESENAGAGEWLMLDLGINKTVKGITLKEASTRIKDWTLEYWSNNQWIELVSDSGIGTEKTVDFDVVVARKLRFNIVDMLAGQESAPASITAFEIVPGPLDLPANNFTIETIGETCVDKQNGKVVINANATYNYIATIDNGASYNFTDTTTIENLSAGTYDLCITVDGEDFEQCYQVTIAGGVSLSGKIAVSNKYVDVTVSSGTAPFTVIKNGEEIFETYLTDFSVFVEEGDNIQIKSKDACQGEMVKTIHLSEAVKAYPNPSGGAFEITIPYALNDVDVEIYNIHSQLVGKGRYRLSTSKINLDLTDKPNGIYFVKVNLEKPVFIKLIKK; encoded by the coding sequence ATGAAAAAAATAACCTATTTTCTGTTCTTCTTGTTGGGTACCGTAAGTTATGCTCAAAATGTAGAAGCACCTTCTTGGGTTGACTTTGCAGAAAAAAAGTTAACAGGAAACCTATCAGAAGCAACATTAAGCGACTTCTCATATACTGGGTATCACTTTTCTGAAAAAGAATTACCAGATGTATCAGGTTGGAATACGATAAGTGTAACCGACTATGGTGCCATTCCAGACGATGCAGGTTATGACGATGCCGGTATACAAGCTGCTATTACTGCAGCAGAGATTAGTAATCAACCCACTGTAGTGTTTTTTCCAGCTGGTAGGTACATAGTGTCTAGTGAGACTACAAAAACGCAACCTATAATTATTAACGGAAGTAATATTGTACTTAAAGGTGCAGGAACGGGAGCAGGTGGTACGGAGATTTATGCCGATAAATTCAACGAAAATAAATTTGGTACTGGCATACCACATTATCGTTTCATGTTCATACCTTCCAATACAGAATCAAATGATATCACACAGGTAACTGCAGCAATTAAGAAAGGGGATTTTGAAATTCAGGTGGCTAGTACAGCTAATTTATCAGTTGGTCAGTATGTAGATTTATTTCAAAAAACAACAGCTAATTTAGAGGAAAATATGCCAGGGCGTTTGCCCAATGTAACATGGACTGCTATTAATAGAGATGGTATTCGGCCTTTTGAAAAACATTTAATCACAAAAATTTCAGGAAACACCGTAACATTTAAAAATCCTGTACAGTTAAATATGCCAGTTTCTTCTACAACAGTACTTAAAACTTTTCAAACCATAGGAGAAGTTGGTGTAGAGGATATCTTATTTACAAGTGGTTGGAAAGATTATCCAGAAAATTTTGTGCATCATGCTAACAGTATAGTTGATGCTGCATGGCAAGCACTTTTTTTTGGAAATGTAGCTAATGGATGGGTTAAAAATTGTGATTTTAAGGATTGGAACGAATGTGTTTTTGTAGAGAGAAGTATAGCTGTTACAGTAAAAGATATTCATATCTACGGAAAACGTGGCCATACCAGTTATTATTCAAGATATAGCTACGGGGTGCTTTTCGAAAATTGTTTAGATACTTGTGACGAGGGTTTGGTTGATGTCAACAGAAAAGGTATGTTGCATGGTCCGGGCATGCGCTGGAGTACTACAAGTTCGGTTTTTAAAAATTGCCCCATGCAACCCGACCAGTCAATTGATTGTCATGGGTCTCACCCTTATGCCAATTTATTGGACAATATTCAGGGAGGAAAGCTTCTAGGTAACGGTGGTGCAGAGTTGTCATACCCCAATAGTGGACCTTATTTAACATTTTGGAATTTTAAACATGATGCCAATTTTACTACTCGGCTGTACGATTTTTGGTGGATATCCGGTGACAACAGAAGAAGAACTCATACATTTCCAAATCCTATTTTTGTTGGCTTTCAACCTGGAACTGGTGAAAATATAATGTTTAAGAATGAAGGCCTTGATGAGTTGCGTGGACAGCAAGTATACCCAAATTCCTTGTTCGACGCTCAACTTCAGCTACGTTTATATGGGGCCTATATGTCGGCGTCTTCTTCCAAAACAGACACAAAAGCCAAATTGGCAAATGATAATGAAGATACTACATTTTGGGAATCTGAAAATGCAGGAGCTGGAGAGTGGCTAATGTTAGATTTAGGCATTAACAAAACAGTAAAAGGAATTACCCTAAAAGAGGCCTCTACACGAATTAAAGATTGGACTCTTGAATATTGGAGCAATAACCAGTGGATTGAACTTGTATCTGATTCTGGAATTGGCACCGAAAAGACAGTTGATTTTGATGTTGTGGTTGCTCGAAAACTACGTTTCAATATTGTAGATATGTTAGCGGGGCAAGAATCTGCTCCAGCCTCAATTACAGCTTTTGAAATTGTACCGGGACCATTGGACTTACCAGCTAATAATTTTACTATTGAAACTATTGGAGAGACCTGTGTCGACAAGCAAAATGGAAAAGTAGTCATCAACGCCAATGCAACATATAACTATATAGCAACAATTGATAATGGTGCTTCCTACAATTTTACAGATACCACAACTATCGAAAATCTTTCGGCAGGAACCTACGATTTGTGTATTACTGTCGATGGAGAGGATTTTGAACAATGTTACCAAGTTACCATAGCTGGTGGAGTTAGTTTATCTGGTAAGATAGCTGTTTCCAATAAGTATGTTGATGTTACGGTTTCATCCGGGACCGCACCTTTCACAGTAATAAAAAACGGTGAGGAAATTTTTGAAACATACTTAACAGATTTTTCGGTATTTGTTGAAGAAGGAGATAATATCCAAATAAAGAGTAAGGATGCCTGTCAAGGAGAAATGGTAAAGACTATTCATTTATCAGAGGCCGTAAAAGCCTATCCAAACCCTTCAGGAGGAGCATTCGAAATTACAATTCCGTATGCTTTAAACGATGTTGATGTTGAAATTTATAATATTCATTCTCAATTGGTTGGCAAAGGACGATATAGATTAAGTACCAGTAAAATAAATCTGGATTTAACCGACAAGCCCAATGGCATCTATTTCGTGAAGGTTAACTTGGAGAAGCCCGTATTTATAAAATTAATAAAGAAATAG
- a CDS encoding BNR-4 repeat-containing protein, whose product MKKKNFKKNIIIRNFLLVVLLSYIGSGVVNAQVTLETEVKITDLGLHFNGARKYDERSTNIPDNGNPDSYDYIFGRNISAHGDAVKAYGKYVFMTWYRGGKLDRHMMLSRYNTETGTIATIEFPHRHTGYLNQWWLGESHNTIAVGISPLDGTIHMLFDMHAYRPTTAGGSLSDDYFRYAYSVKNAATLPDAEFTLDKFVQDANGRYKHLRLTGNINQTEFHGLTYPSFFLNDQGDLLMKMREGGHTNGMYKFTKYDASSGHWTDFTDFNRLNAKNQPGITYNWGLYGDIKYANGKIRVGYQRRSANTNDKFSHQNGIYYAYSDNQDGSDGWKNHKGEPISVPLYDSDLIKIAEPGDFVQTTQKDQARITGGLHFTVTDNGDEHFISSIRDAEFNVTKRLHTYRPAGEIEFTTTDDFAGGSTIYTSGNNIYIIGLENDRVYVEKAAGGTNDFERVYQATSGLIFDHGVVHVYNGKAYYYLMEKKSGNAMPLYLQIIDLDIDPVDPTLSNNFTIQTISETCAGKANGRLSINAAAAFNYTTTINGVNYDFTKNLEVNDLSPGTYDFCIDLDGMDERYCYQVEIEGGTSLSGKMEIVKQAVEVSVTSGESPYSIFKNGVKIMETNQTTFFINANHGDNIVVKSKDACQGEMGTTVNFFEDIKAYPNPSSGVFEIFMPNVSKEVNVEIYNIHSQLVATNTLAPNTNRMTLDIENKPNGIYFAKVGFENPVFIKLIKK is encoded by the coding sequence ATGAAAAAGAAAAACTTTAAAAAAAATATAATTATCAGAAATTTTCTTCTGGTAGTTTTATTGTCTTACATTGGTTCAGGTGTTGTAAATGCCCAAGTTACCTTAGAAACCGAAGTTAAGATTACAGATTTGGGTTTACATTTTAATGGAGCCCGTAAATATGATGAACGAAGTACAAACATACCAGATAACGGAAATCCAGATTCTTATGATTATATCTTTGGACGTAATATATCAGCACATGGAGATGCAGTAAAGGCCTATGGAAAATATGTGTTTATGACTTGGTATAGAGGAGGTAAATTAGACAGACATATGATGTTATCTCGTTACAACACTGAAACAGGAACTATCGCAACCATAGAGTTTCCTCACAGACATACTGGTTATCTAAATCAATGGTGGTTAGGAGAATCTCACAATACGATTGCAGTTGGTATTAGTCCTTTAGATGGTACAATACATATGTTGTTTGATATGCATGCCTACAGACCTACAACTGCAGGTGGTAGTTTATCAGACGATTATTTTAGATACGCGTATTCAGTAAAGAATGCAGCCACCTTACCAGATGCAGAATTTACTTTAGATAAGTTTGTACAAGATGCTAATGGGCGTTATAAACATTTAAGGCTAACAGGTAACATTAATCAAACTGAATTTCACGGATTAACATATCCCTCTTTTTTCTTAAACGACCAAGGAGATTTATTAATGAAAATGAGGGAAGGAGGACATACAAATGGAATGTACAAGTTTACAAAGTATGACGCCAGTTCAGGTCATTGGACAGACTTCACTGATTTTAATAGATTAAACGCAAAGAATCAACCTGGGATTACCTACAATTGGGGTTTGTATGGAGATATTAAATATGCAAATGGAAAAATAAGAGTTGGCTATCAGCGTAGATCAGCAAATACTAATGATAAATTTAGCCATCAAAATGGTATTTATTATGCATATTCAGATAATCAGGATGGATCTGATGGCTGGAAGAACCACAAAGGAGAACCGATTTCTGTTCCCCTTTATGATTCTGATTTAATAAAAATAGCAGAACCTGGAGATTTTGTTCAAACCACTCAAAAAGATCAGGCTCGCATCACAGGCGGACTTCATTTTACTGTTACTGATAATGGTGATGAACATTTTATTAGTAGTATAAGAGATGCTGAATTTAACGTTACTAAAAGACTACATACCTATAGACCAGCAGGTGAAATAGAGTTTACAACAACAGACGATTTTGCTGGTGGGTCAACAATCTATACCTCTGGTAACAATATTTATATAATAGGCTTGGAAAACGATCGTGTTTATGTGGAAAAAGCAGCAGGAGGAACTAATGATTTTGAAAGGGTTTATCAGGCAACCAGTGGACTTATATTTGATCATGGTGTGGTACATGTTTATAATGGTAAGGCCTATTATTATTTAATGGAAAAAAAGTCAGGTAATGCAATGCCATTATACTTACAAATTATCGATTTAGATATTGATCCAGTAGACCCTACCTTATCAAATAATTTTACCATTCAAACTATTAGTGAAACCTGTGCAGGGAAGGCCAATGGAAGACTTTCTATAAACGCTGCTGCTGCTTTCAATTATACAACTACCATAAATGGTGTGAATTATGATTTTACAAAAAATTTAGAGGTTAACGACTTATCTCCTGGTACATATGATTTTTGTATAGACTTAGACGGTATGGATGAACGTTACTGTTACCAAGTGGAAATAGAAGGTGGTACTAGTTTATCTGGTAAAATGGAGATTGTTAAGCAGGCCGTTGAAGTTTCAGTTACTTCTGGAGAATCCCCTTATAGTATCTTTAAGAACGGGGTCAAGATAATGGAGACAAACCAAACAACATTCTTTATTAATGCCAATCATGGTGATAATATTGTTGTAAAAAGCAAGGACGCTTGCCAAGGTGAAATGGGAACGACCGTAAATTTCTTTGAGGATATAAAAGCATATCCAAATCCATCAAGTGGAGTATTTGAAATTTTTATGCCAAATGTTTCCAAAGAAGTTAATGTTGAGATTTATAATATTCACTCGCAGTTGGTAGCAACAAATACTCTGGCTCCAAATACGAATAGAATGACTTTAGATATAGAAAATAAACCAAATGGTATTTACTTTGCCAAGGTTGGCTTTGAAAACCCAGTATTTATTAAATTAATAAAAAAGTAA
- a CDS encoding fibronectin type III domain-containing protein: protein MKKVYTYLAVMISLLMSCSSGGDGDGGGPDPGPDPVNTAPTVPSQVYPLSNTLCINNSVVFEWMASTDKEGNPISYRVQISEQSDFSTMAHDVTSSSTSRVITLEKGKAYYWRVRSRDSKGEESAFSGVSNFLTEGDGVSNHLPFAPSLVGPEQDSEVDGTSATLSWTASDVDNDDLTFDVYLDTNSDPVTKVSENQAETTYSATGLTASTTYYFKVVVKDGNGGVTIGQVWSFATK from the coding sequence ATGAAAAAGGTATATACATATTTAGCGGTAATGATAAGTTTATTGATGTCGTGCAGCAGTGGCGGCGACGGTGATGGCGGTGGTCCAGACCCGGGCCCCGACCCAGTCAACACGGCACCTACGGTACCGAGCCAGGTGTACCCATTGAGCAACACGCTGTGTATCAACAATAGCGTTGTGTTCGAGTGGATGGCCTCGACCGATAAGGAGGGCAATCCCATAAGCTACAGGGTACAGATATCCGAGCAGAGCGATTTCTCTACCATGGCGCACGATGTAACAAGTTCGTCGACCTCAAGGGTGATAACCCTTGAAAAGGGTAAGGCGTATTACTGGCGCGTAAGGTCCCGGGACAGCAAGGGCGAGGAGAGTGCGTTTTCCGGAGTGAGCAATTTTCTTACCGAGGGAGACGGGGTATCGAACCACCTACCGTTTGCACCGAGCTTGGTAGGTCCTGAGCAGGACTCCGAGGTCGATGGTACGAGTGCGACATTGAGCTGGACGGCGAGCGATGTGGACAATGACGACCTGACCTTCGATGTGTACCTGGACACGAACAGCGACCCGGTAACGAAGGTGTCGGAGAACCAGGCGGAGACAACGTACAGTGCCACGGGATTGACGGCATCTACGACGTACTACTTCAAGGTGGTTGTCAAGGATGGCAACGGTGGCGTTACCATCGGACAGGTTTGGAGTTTTGCTACTAAATAA
- a CDS encoding glycoside hydrolase family 20 zincin-like fold domain-containing protein: MILKLARTFFSILLFHCLLFLACEETKKDIIVVNCSSSEKVSFALQDIESVLNSPYVTTDSSYIEEADIVLSTKKEDKLKSEGFLIKTTGSKIEVIGYDDAGLMYGTLELAEQIKLYGLEGVKSMVRNPYLEMRGPKFNIPLDVRTPSYTDVCDAAQYNIPHMWDFSFWKDYIDTMARYRYNYISLWSLHPFPSLVKVPGYEDVALDDVQRSITDWKEDYNLMGIGFDAPEILENVEVLKSITIDEKIEFWKKVMAYGKRRNIDFHIITWNIFDYGTQGKYGITDDRDNEITTDYFRKSIKQLFVTYPDLAGIGLTTGENMKGANHQEREDWAYNTYGLGILDAAKEMPERQFKFIHRQHQSGAKEIAEKFKAVVEAENVEFLFCFKYAKAHVYSATQQPYHENANYLEQIEGMKTLWGLRNDDTFYFRWGAPDFTREFINNLPYEDVAKGIYFGSDQWIWGRDFLTKEPAKTNQIEVEKHWYQWLLWGRLSYDPTISNDRFKGILGSRFPEVDTHKLFSAWQNASMVYPITTGFHWGSLDFQWYIEGCKSRPSQAENETGFHDVNRFISLGVHPKSGNQSIPDYVKMVSNGSSTTLKTPLQVSEELINVSNSTLNILETFKVTDNRELQFTLNDIKTVSFLGKYYGYKIEGATYLALFRDSNKSEYQELAVKALENALNFWKQYVAQAMLQNHNPLWTNRVGIVEWKQITEWVKQDIEIAKNEQ; the protein is encoded by the coding sequence ATGATTTTGAAGCTAGCCCGAACCTTTTTTTCTATTTTACTATTTCATTGTTTGCTGTTTCTAGCCTGTGAAGAGACCAAAAAAGACATTATAGTTGTAAACTGTTCTAGTTCTGAAAAGGTTTCTTTTGCTTTACAAGACATCGAGTCAGTTTTGAATTCTCCCTACGTCACAACTGATTCATCTTATATTGAAGAGGCAGATATTGTTTTATCAACCAAGAAAGAAGACAAGTTAAAATCTGAGGGATTCTTAATTAAAACTACAGGTAGTAAGATTGAAGTTATCGGTTATGATGACGCTGGATTAATGTATGGTACTCTTGAGTTGGCGGAGCAAATTAAATTATATGGACTCGAAGGCGTAAAATCGATGGTTCGTAACCCGTATTTAGAAATGCGAGGGCCTAAATTCAACATTCCGCTAGATGTTCGTACACCAAGTTATACCGATGTTTGTGATGCGGCCCAGTACAACATACCGCACATGTGGGATTTCAGTTTTTGGAAAGACTATATCGATACCATGGCGCGTTACCGTTACAATTATATTTCACTGTGGAGCTTGCATCCCTTTCCGTCGTTAGTGAAAGTTCCTGGATATGAAGATGTAGCGTTGGATGATGTACAACGCTCAATAACAGATTGGAAGGAAGACTATAATCTTATGGGCATAGGATTTGATGCTCCAGAAATTTTGGAAAATGTAGAGGTGTTAAAAAGCATTACAATAGATGAAAAAATTGAATTCTGGAAAAAAGTAATGGCCTACGGTAAGCGTAGGAATATTGATTTTCATATCATCACATGGAATATTTTTGATTATGGTACACAAGGTAAATATGGAATCACAGACGATAGAGATAATGAAATTACCACCGATTATTTTAGAAAAAGTATTAAGCAACTGTTTGTGACCTATCCGGATTTAGCAGGTATAGGGTTGACAACAGGAGAGAATATGAAAGGTGCTAATCACCAAGAACGCGAAGATTGGGCTTATAACACTTATGGTCTTGGTATTTTAGACGCGGCCAAGGAAATGCCTGAAAGACAATTTAAGTTTATACATAGGCAACACCAATCTGGTGCCAAAGAAATTGCTGAAAAATTTAAGGCGGTTGTAGAGGCTGAAAATGTAGAATTTTTGTTCTGTTTCAAATATGCTAAAGCCCATGTGTATAGCGCAACACAACAACCGTATCATGAAAATGCTAATTATTTAGAGCAAATTGAAGGCATGAAAACTTTATGGGGCTTGCGTAATGATGACACCTTTTACTTTAGGTGGGGTGCTCCTGATTTTACAAGGGAATTTATTAATAATTTACCCTATGAGGATGTTGCAAAAGGTATTTACTTTGGTTCGGATCAATGGATTTGGGGTCGCGATTTTTTAACTAAAGAACCAGCAAAAACCAACCAAATTGAAGTAGAAAAACATTGGTACCAATGGTTGTTATGGGGTAGATTAAGTTACGATCCCACTATATCAAATGACCGCTTTAAGGGTATATTGGGCAGTCGTTTTCCAGAGGTAGATACCCATAAATTATTTTCAGCATGGCAAAATGCGTCTATGGTTTACCCGATAACTACAGGGTTTCATTGGGGAAGTCTCGATTTTCAGTGGTATATTGAGGGATGTAAAAGTCGGCCAAGTCAGGCAGAAAACGAAACTGGGTTTCATGATGTAAATCGTTTTATTTCACTTGGGGTGCATCCAAAATCTGGAAATCAATCCATTCCAGACTATGTAAAAATGGTTTCCAACGGAAGTAGCACGACTTTAAAAACACCTTTACAGGTTTCCGAAGAACTCATCAATGTCTCAAACAGTACTTTGAATATTTTGGAAACATTTAAGGTTACCGATAATAGAGAGTTACAATTCACTTTAAACGATATTAAAACCGTTTCGTTTTTAGGGAAGTACTATGGTTATAAAATTGAAGGCGCCACTTATTTAGCGTTGTTTAGAGATTCTAATAAAAGCGAGTATCAAGAATTAGCGGTAAAAGCTTTAGAAAATGCTTTAAACTTTTGGAAACAATATGTAGCCCAAGCCATGTTGCAAAATCATAACCCTTTGTGGACAAACAGAGTGGGTATTGTAGAGTGGAAACAAATCACCGAATGGGTAAAACAGGATATTGAAATCGCAAAAAATGAGCAGTAA
- a CDS encoding nucleoside hydrolase-like domain-containing protein — protein sequence MKVLKLIVFGFLICLGPYALGQSSKHRLVILADMGNEPDEEQQMAHMLMCSNEFDLEGLIAVSGKYLHNRHRLVERQRLYPDLFENLIDGYEKVYENLKIHAKGYPEPAYLRTIVASGQPGYGMGDVGDGKSTKGSELLIDIFKKEDPRLIYIVVNAGSNTLAQALNDFKANHSEVVLKKVLKKLRVFENGAQDNAGAWICANYSDIRWTRSNYQTYAYGGPAWAWGNDPDADKKGPHTWKPYAYNATGQHQWALEHIKNHGALGRLFPLRQTPTGRLAFIEGGGTIPWLGLMHQGLADISQPSWGSWSGRFSEKPIKNVPSRHKSVRVDEETYGDYYLFTEVSDVWTDSETNEVYNSIYTPVWRWRQAYYNDFQCRMDWCVASFENANHHPVVSINGDNTEKIHFLQVASGDVISLDASTSFDPDGDNIAFKWWIYNEAGTYKGTIEIIKQPSQAITEIVVPEDASGKTIHIILEIEDNNKIASLHDYRRIVLTVE from the coding sequence ATGAAGGTTTTAAAATTAATAGTATTTGGCTTTTTGATTTGTTTGGGGCCGTATGCTTTGGGTCAATCTTCAAAGCACCGATTGGTGATTTTGGCCGATATGGGTAACGAACCTGATGAAGAACAGCAAATGGCGCATATGCTCATGTGTTCCAATGAATTTGACCTTGAAGGACTTATTGCCGTAAGCGGAAAGTATTTACATAACAGACATAGATTGGTAGAAAGGCAAAGGCTGTATCCCGATTTGTTTGAAAACCTCATTGATGGTTATGAAAAGGTTTATGAAAATTTGAAAATACACGCCAAGGGTTATCCGGAACCAGCCTATTTGCGGACCATTGTAGCCTCAGGGCAACCTGGATACGGTATGGGCGATGTTGGAGATGGAAAGAGTACCAAAGGCTCGGAGTTATTAATTGACATTTTTAAAAAGGAGGACCCACGCTTAATTTATATTGTGGTGAATGCCGGTTCCAATACTCTAGCACAGGCTTTAAACGATTTTAAAGCGAATCATTCTGAAGTGGTCTTGAAAAAGGTATTAAAAAAACTAAGGGTCTTTGAGAACGGCGCGCAAGATAACGCCGGAGCTTGGATTTGTGCCAATTATTCAGACATTCGCTGGACACGAAGTAACTATCAAACCTATGCTTATGGTGGTCCAGCTTGGGCCTGGGGTAATGACCCCGACGCTGATAAAAAGGGACCTCACACTTGGAAACCGTACGCCTACAATGCCACAGGGCAACATCAATGGGCATTGGAGCATATTAAAAATCACGGGGCATTAGGAAGATTATTTCCCTTGAGACAAACACCCACGGGTAGATTGGCTTTTATAGAAGGCGGAGGTACCATTCCTTGGTTAGGGCTTATGCACCAAGGTTTGGCTGATATAAGTCAACCCAGTTGGGGCAGTTGGAGTGGGAGGTTTTCAGAAAAACCTATTAAGAATGTGCCCTCCCGACATAAAAGTGTAAGAGTGGATGAGGAGACTTATGGTGATTATTATTTATTTACGGAAGTTTCAGATGTATGGACAGACTCGGAAACCAATGAAGTTTATAACTCAATTTATACACCTGTTTGGAGGTGGCGACAGGCCTATTATAATGATTTTCAATGTAGAATGGATTGGTGCGTAGCTTCTTTTGAGAATGCTAATCATCATCCAGTAGTCTCAATTAACGGGGATAACACAGAGAAAATTCATTTTTTACAAGTCGCTTCAGGTGATGTGATATCATTGGATGCTTCTACTTCTTTTGACCCTGATGGCGATAATATAGCTTTTAAATGGTGGATTTATAATGAGGCAGGAACTTATAAAGGCACCATCGAAATTATTAAGCAGCCTTCCCAGGCTATTACTGAGATTGTAGTGCCAGAGGATGCTTCGGGCAAAACCATTCATATCATTCTTGAAATTGAAGACAATAATAAAATTGCCTCATTACACGATTATAGACGCATTGTTCTAACCGTTGAATAA